Proteins from one Phocoena sinus isolate mPhoSin1 chromosome 8, mPhoSin1.pri, whole genome shotgun sequence genomic window:
- the LOC116757695 gene encoding RNA-binding protein 14 isoform X4 encodes MKIFVGNVDGADTTPEELAALFAPYGTVMSCAVMKQFAFVHMRENAGALRAIEALHGHELRPGRALVVEMSRPRPLNTWKIFVGNVSAACTSQELRSLFERRGRVIECDVVKGLR; translated from the coding sequence ATGAAGATATTCGTGGGAAACGTCGATGGGGCGGATACGACGCCGGAGGAGCTGGCAGCTCTCTTTGCGCCCTACGGCACGGTCATGAGCTGCGCCGTCATGAAACAGTTCGCCTTCGTGCACATGCGCGAGAACGCGGGCGCGCTGCGCGCCATCGAGGCCCTGCATGGCCACGAGCTGCGGCCGGGGCGCGCGCTCGTGGTGGAGATGTCGCGCCCACGGCCTCTTAACACTTGGAAGATATTCGTGGGCAATGTATCGGCTGCGTGCACGAGCCAGGAATTGCGCAGCCTCTTCGAGCGCCGCGGACGCGTCATCGAGTGTGACGTGGTGAAAG
- the LOC116757695 gene encoding RNA-binding protein 14 isoform X3, with amino-acid sequence MKIFVGNVDGADTTPEELAALFAPYGTVMSCAVMKQFAFVHMRENAGALRAIEALHGHELRPGRALVVEMSRPRPLNTWKIFVGNVSAACTSQELRSLFERRGRVIECDVVKDYAFVHMEKEADAKAAIAQLNGKEVKGKRINVELSTKGMVPTGV; translated from the exons ATGAAGATATTCGTGGGAAACGTCGATGGGGCGGATACGACGCCGGAGGAGCTGGCAGCTCTCTTTGCGCCCTACGGCACGGTCATGAGCTGCGCCGTCATGAAACAGTTCGCCTTCGTGCACATGCGCGAGAACGCGGGCGCGCTGCGCGCCATCGAGGCCCTGCATGGCCACGAGCTGCGGCCGGGGCGCGCGCTCGTGGTGGAGATGTCGCGCCCACGGCCTCTTAACACTTGGAAGATATTCGTGGGCAATGTATCGGCTGCGTGCACGAGCCAGGAATTGCGCAGCCTCTTCGAGCGCCGCGGACGCGTCATCGAGTGTGACGTGGTGAAAG ACTACGCGTTTGTTCACATGGAGAAGGAAGCAGATGCCAAAGCCGCCATCGCGCAGCTCAACGGCAAAGAAGTGAAGGGCAAGCGCATCAACGTGGAACTCTCAACCAAGG GTATGGTTCCGACCGGCGTTTAG
- the LOC116757695 gene encoding RNA-binding protein 14 isoform X1 — protein sequence MKIFVGNVDGADTTPEELAALFAPYGTVMSCAVMKQFAFVHMRENAGALRAIEALHGHELRPGRALVVEMSRPRPLNTWKIFVGNVSAACTSQELRSLFERRGRVIECDVVKDYAFVHMEKEADAKAAIAQLNGKEVKGKRINVELSTKGQKKGPGLAIQSGDKTKKPGAGDTAFPGTGGFSATFDYQQAFGNSTGGFDGQARQPTPPFFGRDRSPLRRSPPRASYVAPLTAQPATYRAQPSVSLGAAYRAQPSASLGVGYRTQPMTAQAASYRAQPSVSLGAPYRGQLASPSSQSAAASSLGPYGGAQPSASALSSYGGQPAAASSLNSYGAQGSSLASYGNQPSSYGAQAASSYGVRAAASSYNTQGAASSLGSYGAQAASYGAQSAASSLAYGAQAASYSAQPSASYNAQSAPYAAQQAASYSSQPAAYVAQPATAAAYASQPAAYAAQATTPMAGSYGAQPVVQTQLNSYGAQASMGLSGSYGAQSAAAATGSYGAAAAYGAQPSATLAAPYRTQSSASLAASYAAQQHPQAAASYRGQPGNAYDGAGQPSAAYLSMSQGAVANANSTPPPYERTRLSPPRASYDDPYKKAVAMSKRYGSDRRLAELSDYRRLSESQLSFRRSPTKSSLDYRRLPDAHSDYARYSGSYNDYLRAAQMHSGYQRRM from the exons ATGAAGATATTCGTGGGAAACGTCGATGGGGCGGATACGACGCCGGAGGAGCTGGCAGCTCTCTTTGCGCCCTACGGCACGGTCATGAGCTGCGCCGTCATGAAACAGTTCGCCTTCGTGCACATGCGCGAGAACGCGGGCGCGCTGCGCGCCATCGAGGCCCTGCATGGCCACGAGCTGCGGCCGGGGCGCGCGCTCGTGGTGGAGATGTCGCGCCCACGGCCTCTTAACACTTGGAAGATATTCGTGGGCAATGTATCGGCTGCGTGCACGAGCCAGGAATTGCGCAGCCTCTTCGAGCGCCGCGGACGCGTCATCGAGTGTGACGTGGTGAAAG ACTACGCGTTTGTTCACATGGAGAAGGAAGCAGATGCCAAAGCCGCCATCGCGCAGCTCAACGGCAAAGAAGTGAAGGGCAAGCGCATCAACGTGGAACTCTCAACCAAGGGTCAGAAGAAGGGGCCTGGCCTGGCTATCCAGTCTGGGGACAAGACCAAGAAACCAGGGGCTGGGGATACGGCATTCCCCGGAACTGGTGGCTTCTCTGCCACCTTCGACTACCAGCAGGCTTTTGGCAACAGCACTGGTGGCTTTGATGGGCAAGCCCGTCAGCCCACACCACCCTTCTTTGGTCGCGACCGCAGCCCCCTGCGCCGTTCACCTCCCCGAGCCTCGTATGTGGCTCCTCTGACGGCCCAGCCAGCCACCTACCGGGCCCAGCCCTCAGTGTCACTGGGCGCTGCCTACAGGGCCCAGCCTTCTGCCTCTTTGGGTGTCGGTTATCGGACTCAGCCCATGACAGCCCAGGCAGCCTCTTACCGCGCTCAGCCCTCTGTTTCCCTTGGGGCCCCATACAGGGGCCAGCTGGCTAGCCCTAGCTCCCAGTCTGCCGCAGCTTCCTCGCTTGGTCCATATGGTGGAGCCCAGCCCTCGGCCTCGGCCCTCTCCTCCTATGGGGGTCAGCCAGCTGCGGCTTCTTCGCTCAACTCCTATGGGGCTCAGGGCTCCTCCCTTGCCTCCTATGGTAACCAGCCATCCTCTTATGGGGCACAGGCTGCCTCTTCCTATGGGGTTCGTGCGGCTGCCTCCTCCTACAACACCCAGGGAGCAGCTTCCTCCCTAGGCTCCTATGGGGCCCAGGCAGCCTCCTATGGGGCCCAGTCTGCAGCCTCTTCACTAGCTTATGGGGCCCAGGCAGCTTCTTACAGTGCCCAGCCTTCGGCCTCTTATAATGCCCAGTCTGCCCCATACGCTGCACAACAGGCTGCTTCCTATTCTTCCCAACCTGCTGCCTATGTGGCACAGCCAGCTACAGCTGCTGCTTACGCTAGCCAGCCAGCTGCATATGCTGCACAAGCCACTACCCCAATGGCTGGCTCCTATGGGGCCCAGCCAGTTGTTCAGACCCAGCTGAATAGTTACGGAGCTCAAGCATCAATGGGCCTGTCGGGCTCGTATGGGGCTCAGTCAGCTGCTGCGGCCACTGGCTCCTATGGTGCTGCAGCTGCCTACGGGGCCCAGCCTTCTGCCACCCTGGCAGCTCCTTACCGCACTCAGTCGTCAGCCTCATTGGCTGCTTCCTATGCTGCACAGCAGCATCCTCAGGCTGCTGCCTCCTACCGTGGCCAGCCGGGCAATGCCTACGATGGGGCAGGTCAGCCGTCTGCAGCCTACCTGTCCATGTCCCAGGGGGCCGTTGCCAACGCCAACAGCACCCCGCCGCCCTATGAGCGTACGCGCCTCTCCCCACCCCGGGCCAGCTACGACGATCCGTACAAAAAGGCTGTCGCCATGTCGAAAAG GTATGGTTCCGACCGGCGTTTAGCCGAGCTCTCTGATTACCGCCGTTTATCAGAGTCGCAGCTTTCGTTCCGCCGCTCGCCGACAAAGTCCTCGCTGGATTACCGTCGCCTGCCCGATGCCCATTCCGATTACGCACGCTATTCGGGCTCCTATAATGATTACCTGCGGGCAGCTCAGATGCACTCTGGCTACCAGCGCCGCATGTAG
- the LOC116757695 gene encoding RNA-binding protein 14 isoform X2, translated as MERGRFRHFPTYSSEVCQSKGKGKRWGLNPTSPKATVVFPLDECSRAEDYAFVHMEKEADAKAAIAQLNGKEVKGKRINVELSTKGQKKGPGLAIQSGDKTKKPGAGDTAFPGTGGFSATFDYQQAFGNSTGGFDGQARQPTPPFFGRDRSPLRRSPPRASYVAPLTAQPATYRAQPSVSLGAAYRAQPSASLGVGYRTQPMTAQAASYRAQPSVSLGAPYRGQLASPSSQSAAASSLGPYGGAQPSASALSSYGGQPAAASSLNSYGAQGSSLASYGNQPSSYGAQAASSYGVRAAASSYNTQGAASSLGSYGAQAASYGAQSAASSLAYGAQAASYSAQPSASYNAQSAPYAAQQAASYSSQPAAYVAQPATAAAYASQPAAYAAQATTPMAGSYGAQPVVQTQLNSYGAQASMGLSGSYGAQSAAAATGSYGAAAAYGAQPSATLAAPYRTQSSASLAASYAAQQHPQAAASYRGQPGNAYDGAGQPSAAYLSMSQGAVANANSTPPPYERTRLSPPRASYDDPYKKAVAMSKRYGSDRRLAELSDYRRLSESQLSFRRSPTKSSLDYRRLPDAHSDYARYSGSYNDYLRAAQMHSGYQRRM; from the exons ATGGAGCGGGGAAGATTTCGCCACTTCCCCACTTACTCTTCAGAAGTCTGTCAGagcaagggaaaagggaaaaggtgggggcTGAACCCCACCTCCCCCAAGGCCACCGTCGTGTTCCCTCTCGATGAATGCTCCCGAGCGGAAG ACTACGCGTTTGTTCACATGGAGAAGGAAGCAGATGCCAAAGCCGCCATCGCGCAGCTCAACGGCAAAGAAGTGAAGGGCAAGCGCATCAACGTGGAACTCTCAACCAAGGGTCAGAAGAAGGGGCCTGGCCTGGCTATCCAGTCTGGGGACAAGACCAAGAAACCAGGGGCTGGGGATACGGCATTCCCCGGAACTGGTGGCTTCTCTGCCACCTTCGACTACCAGCAGGCTTTTGGCAACAGCACTGGTGGCTTTGATGGGCAAGCCCGTCAGCCCACACCACCCTTCTTTGGTCGCGACCGCAGCCCCCTGCGCCGTTCACCTCCCCGAGCCTCGTATGTGGCTCCTCTGACGGCCCAGCCAGCCACCTACCGGGCCCAGCCCTCAGTGTCACTGGGCGCTGCCTACAGGGCCCAGCCTTCTGCCTCTTTGGGTGTCGGTTATCGGACTCAGCCCATGACAGCCCAGGCAGCCTCTTACCGCGCTCAGCCCTCTGTTTCCCTTGGGGCCCCATACAGGGGCCAGCTGGCTAGCCCTAGCTCCCAGTCTGCCGCAGCTTCCTCGCTTGGTCCATATGGTGGAGCCCAGCCCTCGGCCTCGGCCCTCTCCTCCTATGGGGGTCAGCCAGCTGCGGCTTCTTCGCTCAACTCCTATGGGGCTCAGGGCTCCTCCCTTGCCTCCTATGGTAACCAGCCATCCTCTTATGGGGCACAGGCTGCCTCTTCCTATGGGGTTCGTGCGGCTGCCTCCTCCTACAACACCCAGGGAGCAGCTTCCTCCCTAGGCTCCTATGGGGCCCAGGCAGCCTCCTATGGGGCCCAGTCTGCAGCCTCTTCACTAGCTTATGGGGCCCAGGCAGCTTCTTACAGTGCCCAGCCTTCGGCCTCTTATAATGCCCAGTCTGCCCCATACGCTGCACAACAGGCTGCTTCCTATTCTTCCCAACCTGCTGCCTATGTGGCACAGCCAGCTACAGCTGCTGCTTACGCTAGCCAGCCAGCTGCATATGCTGCACAAGCCACTACCCCAATGGCTGGCTCCTATGGGGCCCAGCCAGTTGTTCAGACCCAGCTGAATAGTTACGGAGCTCAAGCATCAATGGGCCTGTCGGGCTCGTATGGGGCTCAGTCAGCTGCTGCGGCCACTGGCTCCTATGGTGCTGCAGCTGCCTACGGGGCCCAGCCTTCTGCCACCCTGGCAGCTCCTTACCGCACTCAGTCGTCAGCCTCATTGGCTGCTTCCTATGCTGCACAGCAGCATCCTCAGGCTGCTGCCTCCTACCGTGGCCAGCCGGGCAATGCCTACGATGGGGCAGGTCAGCCGTCTGCAGCCTACCTGTCCATGTCCCAGGGGGCCGTTGCCAACGCCAACAGCACCCCGCCGCCCTATGAGCGTACGCGCCTCTCCCCACCCCGGGCCAGCTACGACGATCCGTACAAAAAGGCTGTCGCCATGTCGAAAAG GTATGGTTCCGACCGGCGTTTAGCCGAGCTCTCTGATTACCGCCGTTTATCAGAGTCGCAGCTTTCGTTCCGCCGCTCGCCGACAAAGTCCTCGCTGGATTACCGTCGCCTGCCCGATGCCCATTCCGATTACGCACGCTATTCGGGCTCCTATAATGATTACCTGCGGGCAGCTCAGATGCACTCTGGCTACCAGCGCCGCATGTAG